A segment of the Macrotis lagotis isolate mMagLag1 chromosome 8, bilby.v1.9.chrom.fasta, whole genome shotgun sequence genome:
GATAGAGTTCCTTGATTTGTAGTGTTCAGGCTAGTAATAACCTAGGGCATACATTTTGGTATTTCCTCCTATATTTTTTTCACTAAGCTTAAGAGGATATATTATATGAATTCTGTCTTTGTCTCAACAGTAGATTGCAATGAGAATAAGGAAGATGATCATCAGCCAGAAAATCCAGAGGATGTAGAACATCATGAAATGTCATCAGGTTACTGTGAAAGGGATGGTTCCCAGATATTTAAGCAGGCAAAAGACTATGAGAAGCATCCAGATAGCCATGAAGGAACAAAACTAAATACCTCAGTCCAACaggaaaagagattaagaagtCTTTTAATTACTGTTGAAAATGATGCCCCATTAGAAGACCTTTCAAAATATGTGGACATGAGTATTCTTGCACTTTCTCAGAATCGAAGAACACGAAGATTCTATACATGTCCACAATGTGGGAAACACTTTACTGAAAGTTCTTACCTTATTTCCCATCAGAGAAcacatactggagaaaaaccttatgattGTATTCACTGTGGGAAAAGCTTCAATCATAAAACAAATCTTAATAAACATGAAcgaatccacactggagaaaaaccttatacATGTTCTCAGTGTGGAAAAAACTTTCGTCAGAACTCTCACCGGAGTCGCCATGAAGTAATTCATGTAAAGGAAAAACTCCTTAAATGTCAAGAATGTGGGAAAAGCTTCTTAGGAGATGAAGAATTCTTGCTTCATCAAGAAACTCATGAAGAAGAGAGACCCTATAGATGTAGTAGGTGTGGGAGAAGATTTAGTCGACAATCAAACTGTACTAGACATGAAAAAGCCCACTTCATACCTAAACCACAAAAGCAAGTATTGTTGAGTTAATCAATCATACCTTGTTTACCTTGACATGATTCTCCCTGTGGTGACCCTCTAAAGTCTAAATGCTAAGAATGTAAGAAACATTATTTGAAAATCTGAATTCACATAGTGAACTTTGTTAATAGTCCAAATGAGATAAATATCCAACCATCACAGCTCAGGCATTATTTACTCTTTGAAGAATGtataagaaaaaacaattatatgGATGGGCCAAGCCTTCGTAGTTCAAAGGACTAAGGATAATTTCCATGTAAAGCAGTGCAAAGAGAACTGTAAAGTCTCCAAATCTCTCTTTCAAGGAAAACCTTCCTCTGTGTTTTTGTACTACAGGCTTCTCTTAGGAGTGACCAGAATGAAGAATCAGTAGGAACCCATTACTAATATAGTTGTATCCTGCTTTCCTCTACATGAAAATTGGCATTAAAATAtggcaatataaaaataaattaagtataACTGATACCTACCATATACTTGTTAAGAGTCTTGGATATAGTGAATCAACTGCTCTTATTAGATCTATTAAGTAAATGACTAAAAGCTTgaaattctaaaaggaaaattttatttgagacaAGGAACTACCATGGATTAATGTTAAAGGGTCTACAAAATGGATCACTTCCAGTTGGATTACACCTAAGTGCAGCTTCTGGTCCATATTTAGCTTTTATCATTTCAATACAATATTTGTATTTTGTGACTTATTTTGAATATTCATGCCATTTTTCCTcttatgctattaaaaaaaattttctgcatTCTTATTTTTGTCTGCAacaggttttttccttttccatcagtACCTATCTCAGTATTCATTAAGGAAGTTGAGCTGATAATGATGCACAGAAATCCAGTAGACAAAATGCAGTTCATGTGAAatgggaaaacaatttgaaatactGATGGTTGGTTTTTAGTGTTATCGTTGTATGAAAGTCATGAATGTCTACACAATTCAAtccaagtaaatatttattgaacatatatataaacactgTCATAGtttctggggatataaagacaaaaaaaaccccatacaAACAAGTCTTTACCCTCACAGAACTTTTATTTCAATAGGGGTTATAGCATgtacataaatatgtaaaaacaatgaaatttgagaaaggagagTACTAAATTTGGAGCATGATCAGGGAAGACTACAGAGATAGAGGATTTGGCACCTGACCTGAGCTTTGAGGAAAGATGAGGAATCTAATAAGGAAAAGTGAGGAAGGAGAGCTTTCCTAACAAAAGATACAGTTTGTGCAAAAGCATAGAGAAAAAAGATAAGTCACTTATCTAGTTTGGTGAAAACTACATgaagggaaacaattttaaataagactagaaaggtcaGTTGGGACCAGACTGTTAGGGATCTTCACCACCAATCTgaggagcttatatttttgttatgAATATACATTAGGAAAACAGTAAAGGGTTTTGAGTAGGGAAGTGAAATAGTCAAACTTATTTTAGGAATGTTATTTTTGGTAGCCTTGTGAATGAATGATAGATGGGAAAAATCAGAAGCCAAGAGACcaattaaaaggttttttaaaatagtttgggAAGGAGGTGATTAGGAcctgaattttagaattttcaatagagatgatcaaatgaaatttgCTGTCACCCCTTcaagaaataaattagaaaattagaaagaaaaagaaattatatattcatttggaTCCTTTGAATAGATGAAATTGAACTCGTGAAACCTGATAACaagggagaatgaaagaaaagagaataaggatTTTAGAGTCTTGAATAATATCCAACTTAATTTTAGTCTTTCATTGTCTATGACTTCCTTCCCTGATGCTCACAAATAGATCAAATGTCTCCCATCTATAAAAACGTCACAGTTCATCCCACCATCTTTGCCTAGATATCATTCTCTATTTGTTCCattttcaggggggaaaaaagcagtcTAAATTCTTTTGCTTTGTATCTTCTTAAGAATATGGCTTATAACCTCTTCACTCAACTGAAGCTTATCTCCCCAAAGTCACCAGcaatttcttaattgccaaatttaatAACCTTTTCTCAATCCTAATGCTTCTTGACTTTTCTGCTTGAGGCACTTGACCACTTCT
Coding sequences within it:
- the ZNF200 gene encoding zinc finger protein 200, with the protein product MAAEAVLTHPKQTGSLILKLVPGPKMGQDALQESAVPPKTIHQLVLEHFFTFLPEKNQSPNHKTGKEDTIILVKDMTSTLQNRAHPASWVTIFPKDRRVHKREVMPQVFPSDLQEPVVFEDLNVYHSQEEFVGLDLPQRSPFSRNHGEEDVGDMILGVDCNENKEDDHQPENPEDVEHHEMSSGYCERDGSQIFKQAKDYEKHPDSHEGTKLNTSVQQEKRLRSLLITVENDAPLEDLSKYVDMSILALSQNRRTRRFYTCPQCGKHFTESSYLISHQRTHTGEKPYDCIHCGKSFNHKTNLNKHERIHTGEKPYTCSQCGKNFRQNSHRSRHEVIHVKEKLLKCQECGKSFLGDEEFLLHQETHEEERPYRCSRCGRRFSRQSNCTRHEKAHFIPKPQKQVLLS